A DNA window from Altererythrobacter sp. B11 contains the following coding sequences:
- a CDS encoding nuclear transport factor 2 family protein: protein MDDETTRLREQLAALAARTEALEKRALEAEDYRDLVNLQGAYGYYVDKGMWDEAADLFAEDGTLEIAGRGVYVGQKRVRAYLKRLPPYEYGVIFNHMQLQPVIHVDSEAGTAKARWRTFITIGWLGKQARWGEATYENEYRRVDGKWRIAKLHGVINFYAEYEGGWAAGGVKLLRSVDGLEPDLPPSFNYEAYPEPVIAPFHYKDL from the coding sequence ATGGACGACGAAACTACCCGACTGCGTGAACAGCTGGCGGCGCTGGCTGCCCGAACCGAAGCGCTGGAAAAGCGCGCGCTGGAAGCCGAGGATTATCGCGACCTCGTGAACCTGCAGGGCGCCTATGGCTATTATGTGGACAAGGGGATGTGGGACGAAGCGGCCGATCTCTTCGCGGAGGATGGCACGCTGGAGATCGCCGGGCGTGGCGTCTACGTGGGGCAGAAGCGGGTGCGCGCCTATCTGAAGCGCCTGCCGCCTTACGAATATGGCGTAATCTTCAACCACATGCAGCTGCAGCCGGTGATCCATGTGGACAGCGAAGCCGGCACCGCCAAGGCGCGCTGGCGCACCTTCATCACCATCGGCTGGCTGGGCAAGCAGGCCCGCTGGGGCGAGGCGACCTATGAAAACGAATATCGCCGCGTGGACGGCAAATGGCGCATCGCCAAGCTCCACGGGGTGATCAATTTCTACGCCGAATACGAAGGCGGCTGGGCCGCGGGCGGGGTGAAGCTGCTGCGCAGCGTGGACGGGCTGGAGCCCGACCTGCCGCCGAGCTTCAACTACGAGGCCTATCCCGAACCGGTGATCGCCCCCTTCCACTACAAGGACCTGTAA
- a CDS encoding thiamine pyrophosphate-requiring protein: MRMGKGPSDFPVHANGTVADAIAAILKREGVEIVFGYPRNAILEAAARIDIRTIIVRQERTGMHMADAVSRMSKGGTMGVFVMQQGPGAENAMGGVAQAFADSVPVLVMPQGYALSQMHVPFNFNSTRSMASFAKHAEPLTAPDQVEPVLRRAFSMLRNGRPQPVVVELPFDMMDQPFPGPLAYRPGKVALSEPAARDVEAAADLLVSAKNPAIYAGQGIHWSEAYDGLRELAEYLAIPVMTSLPGKSAFDETHPLALGSGGNGINGCVRTWLDECDVLLGIGCSFTATSFGLTIPPGKRVIHATLDPTDIDKSVPCEVALVGDARLTLSALIDAVWRRVPEPREMAPVAARIREVEQAWFAGWEAKCTQDTSPLSPYRVLWDLQQTVDVANTIITHDAGSPRDQLVPFWKSITPHSYIGWGKSTQLGYGLGLAMGAKLACPDKLCINVWGDAAIGFTGTDLETAARDGIPILSILLNNEAMAIELPIMPVATEKFRATDISGDYAAFARALGCHGERVTAAEEIVPALRRAIAAVEAGQPALVEFITEQETQISRGALPA; this comes from the coding sequence ATGCGAATGGGCAAGGGACCGTCCGATTTTCCGGTTCACGCGAATGGCACGGTGGCCGATGCCATCGCCGCCATCCTCAAGCGCGAAGGGGTGGAGATCGTCTTCGGCTATCCCCGCAACGCTATATTGGAAGCCGCCGCGCGGATCGACATCCGCACGATCATCGTGCGGCAGGAACGCACCGGCATGCATATGGCCGATGCAGTCAGCCGCATGAGCAAGGGCGGCACCATGGGCGTGTTCGTGATGCAGCAGGGGCCGGGGGCGGAAAATGCCATGGGCGGCGTGGCGCAGGCCTTTGCCGACAGCGTGCCGGTGCTGGTGATGCCGCAGGGCTATGCCCTCAGCCAGATGCATGTGCCGTTCAATTTCAATTCCACCCGCTCCATGGCGAGCTTTGCCAAGCATGCCGAGCCGCTGACCGCGCCCGATCAGGTGGAGCCGGTGCTGCGCCGGGCCTTCTCCATGCTCCGCAACGGCCGGCCGCAGCCGGTGGTGGTGGAATTGCCTTTCGACATGATGGACCAGCCCTTCCCCGGCCCGCTCGCCTATCGCCCCGGCAAGGTGGCGCTGAGCGAGCCGGCGGCGCGCGATGTGGAGGCGGCGGCCGACCTGCTCGTCTCCGCCAAGAACCCGGCGATCTATGCCGGGCAGGGCATCCACTGGTCCGAAGCCTATGATGGCTTGCGCGAACTGGCGGAATATCTGGCGATCCCGGTGATGACGAGCCTGCCGGGCAAGAGCGCCTTCGACGAAACGCATCCGCTCGCGCTCGGTTCGGGCGGCAACGGCATCAATGGCTGCGTGCGCACATGGCTGGACGAATGCGACGTGCTGCTGGGCATTGGCTGCAGCTTCACCGCCACCTCCTTCGGCCTCACCATTCCGCCCGGCAAGCGGGTGATCCATGCCACGCTGGACCCGACCGATATCGACAAGTCCGTGCCCTGCGAAGTCGCATTGGTGGGCGATGCGCGGCTGACGCTGTCCGCGCTGATCGACGCCGTGTGGCGCCGCGTGCCCGAGCCGCGCGAAATGGCGCCGGTGGCGGCGCGTATCCGCGAGGTGGAGCAGGCCTGGTTCGCCGGCTGGGAAGCGAAATGCACGCAGGATACCAGCCCTCTGTCCCCCTATCGCGTGCTGTGGGATCTGCAGCAGACGGTGGATGTGGCCAACACCATCATCACCCATGATGCCGGCAGCCCGCGCGATCAGCTGGTGCCGTTCTGGAAAAGCATCACGCCGCATTCCTACATCGGCTGGGGCAAATCGACGCAGCTCGGCTATGGCCTCGGCCTCGCCATGGGGGCCAAGCTCGCCTGCCCCGACAAATTGTGCATCAATGTGTGGGGCGATGCGGCGATCGGCTTCACCGGCACGGATCTGGAAACAGCCGCGCGCGATGGCATTCCGATCCTGTCCATCCTGCTCAACAACGAAGCCATGGCAATCGAACTGCCGATCATGCCGGTGGCGACCGAGAAGTTCCGCGCGACCGACATCAGCGGCGATTACGCGGCCTTCGCCCGCGCGCTCGGCTGCCATGGGGAGCGGGTGACCGCGGCGGAGGAAATCGTGCCGGCGCTCCGGCGCGCGATCGCCGCCGTGGAGGCGGGGCAGCCTGCGCTGGTGGAATTCATCACCGAGCAGGAAACGCAGATTTCCCGGGGTGCGCTGCCGGCATAA
- a CDS encoding chemotaxis protein CheA, producing MDDLLAEFLAETREMLAALSGELVAWEAEPADRARLDTIFRFFHTVKGNCGFFDFPRLERLSHAAEDALADVRAGRRQADQRLVDLALAVIDRIGTMVGEIEAQGHLPEGDDADLIALLRAPAEDAPVEFRRPAAPRADGTADQRTVRLPVDLIDQVMSGVSEMVLVRNELARRMQALGGESGLDAPFARLSSLLNEVRDAITRTRMRRIDGLFATFPRLVRDLSADLGKQVLVDIESGEVELDREMIELIRDPLVHLIRNAVDHGIEPPQGRRAAGKHECGIISISARQTGNTIRIGIMDDGRGIDVDRLAEKALAAGLRSEAELAAMDHAERVELIFEPGLSTADAVSAISGRGVGMDVVRANLEKFGGTLEIESTPGEGSRFLIKVPLTLSILPSLTVRAGGQTFALPRSCVEEIVSPIAGELAFSQVGERRYLAHRDRQLACVSLADALGIDGGAAAPGQFYAIVRLGWGDLYALAVDAVVDHQELVIKPLAPEIMQSGLFVGCTQLDDGSPVLVLDASAIGHGAGIPRDLRRPSAADRAVSAEAEAQGVQVMLLRDLRGMRQAIPIDAVAKVERVPLSAVRLMGAGSTVTLGRAIVPLAGVPEDAGALPDPLVVLHLDHGTERFAYAVREVADVTWLPAASQRPAGAGVSGLALIEGQQTEMLDCSALFIGLRAGAGERSRVLDQVGAA from the coding sequence ATGGACGATCTGCTGGCCGAATTCCTGGCGGAAACGCGCGAGATGCTCGCCGCGCTTTCGGGCGAGCTCGTCGCCTGGGAGGCGGAGCCGGCGGACCGCGCCAGGCTGGATACGATCTTCCGCTTCTTCCATACGGTGAAGGGCAATTGCGGCTTCTTCGATTTTCCGCGGCTCGAACGGTTGAGCCATGCGGCGGAAGACGCGCTGGCCGATGTTCGCGCCGGGCGCCGGCAGGCGGATCAGCGGCTGGTGGATCTGGCGCTGGCGGTGATCGACCGGATCGGGACAATGGTTGGGGAGATCGAGGCGCAGGGCCACCTCCCCGAAGGTGATGATGCCGATCTGATCGCGCTGCTGCGCGCGCCGGCGGAGGATGCCCCGGTGGAATTCCGCCGCCCGGCCGCCCCGCGGGCCGACGGCACGGCAGACCAGCGCACCGTGCGCCTGCCGGTCGATCTGATCGACCAGGTGATGAGCGGCGTTTCCGAAATGGTGCTGGTACGCAACGAACTGGCGCGGCGGATGCAGGCCCTCGGCGGGGAGAGCGGGCTGGACGCGCCCTTCGCCCGCCTCTCCAGCCTGCTCAACGAAGTGCGCGATGCGATCACCCGCACACGGATGCGGCGGATCGACGGGCTGTTCGCCACTTTCCCGCGGCTGGTGCGCGATCTCTCGGCCGATCTCGGCAAACAGGTGCTGGTGGATATCGAAAGCGGCGAGGTGGAGCTGGACCGCGAGATGATCGAGCTGATCCGCGATCCGCTGGTCCACCTCATCCGCAATGCGGTGGATCACGGGATCGAACCGCCCCAGGGCCGCCGCGCCGCCGGCAAGCACGAATGCGGCATCATCAGCATTTCCGCCCGGCAGACGGGCAATACGATCCGCATCGGCATCATGGATGACGGGCGCGGGATCGATGTGGATCGCCTTGCCGAAAAGGCGCTGGCCGCCGGCCTGCGCAGCGAGGCGGAGCTTGCGGCGATGGACCATGCCGAACGGGTGGAGCTGATCTTCGAACCCGGCCTGTCCACCGCCGATGCGGTAAGCGCGATTTCCGGCCGCGGCGTGGGCATGGATGTGGTCCGCGCCAATCTGGAGAAGTTCGGCGGCACGCTGGAAATCGAATCCACGCCGGGGGAAGGCAGCCGCTTCCTGATCAAGGTGCCGCTCACCCTCTCCATCCTGCCCAGCCTGACCGTGCGTGCCGGGGGGCAGACCTTCGCCCTCCCGCGATCCTGCGTGGAAGAGATCGTCAGCCCGATCGCCGGGGAGCTGGCCTTCTCGCAAGTGGGGGAGCGGCGCTATCTCGCCCATCGCGATCGGCAGCTGGCCTGCGTGAGCCTGGCCGATGCGCTGGGGATAGACGGCGGCGCCGCCGCGCCGGGCCAGTTCTACGCCATCGTGCGGCTGGGCTGGGGCGATCTCTATGCCCTCGCGGTGGATGCGGTGGTCGATCATCAGGAACTGGTGATCAAGCCGCTGGCCCCGGAGATCATGCAATCGGGCCTGTTCGTCGGCTGCACCCAGCTGGACGATGGCTCCCCGGTGCTGGTGCTCGATGCTTCGGCCATCGGCCATGGCGCGGGTATCCCGCGTGACCTCAGGCGGCCGAGTGCCGCCGACCGCGCCGTATCGGCGGAGGCCGAGGCACAGGGCGTGCAGGTGATGCTGCTGCGCGATCTGCGCGGCATGCGGCAGGCGATTCCGATCGATGCCGTGGCCAAGGTGGAGCGCGTGCCGCTCTCCGCGGTACGGCTCATGGGCGCAGGTTCCACCGTGACGCTGGGGCGTGCGATCGTGCCGCTGGCCGGCGTGCCGGAGGACGCGGGGGCGCTGCCCGATCCGCTGGTGGTCCTGCACCTCGATCACGGCACGGAGCGGTTCGCCTATGCCGTGCGCGAAGTGGCGGATGTCACCTGGTTGCCTGCGGCATCGCAGCGTCCGGCAGGGGCCGGCGTCTCCGGACTGGCGCTGATCGAGGGCCAACAGACCGAAATGCTCGATTGCTCAGCGCTGTTCATCGGCCTCCGCGCCGGAGCTGGTGAGCGCTCGCGCGTTCTCGACCAGGTGGGGGCGGCATGA
- the putA gene encoding bifunctional proline dehydrogenase/L-glutamate gamma-semialdehyde dehydrogenase PutA, producing the protein MALDRTTLRAAYRQDEQLCVEQRLGQAARSSALHGEAAALAARLIEGARARKASGLDAFLQSYGLGTEEGIALMCLAEALLRVPDTGTADALIHDKLAEIDWSEHLGESNSTFVNAATFSLMLTGQVLHGGRRAEAGLANTLRRAVGRVGEPVIRKAVLQAMRILGGQFVFGRTIDEALKRAAPERKSGLTHSFDMLGEAAMTFADAERYRASYAAAIARLAREGRGGMRASPGISVKLSALYPRYDFHHAEAARAALLPMLRDLTMAARDADIHFTVDAEEAERLELSMDIIEALVADDDLFSGGWEGFGLALQAYQKRAVPLCDWVIRLARKHDRKLMVRLVKGAYWDSEIKLGQVGGYPDYPVFTRKLGTDVSYLACADRLLAAQDAIYPAFATHNAYTIGAIKALGRAAGPETEFEFQRLHGMGEDVYAALAAEEAGKPTPVRIYAPVGGHKELLAYLVRRLLENGANSSFVNRMADAEVPVAELVTDPVAQLAALEPKRNPAIPLPAAIYPNRRNSAGVDLADPLVREPLLAELESLHERRWRALPTCRSDMPDNAAQVRSPQDGSLVGAVLHASPQDVDLCLGRAQAAQPGWDALGGMARAELLDKAADLFEAHTTEFLSLCQREAGKTLADSVLELREAVDFLRYYACEARMLFAAPQPLPGPTGEQNLLRLHGRGVFATISPWNFPLAIFIGPAAAALAAGNTVIAKPAEQTPLIAALAVDLCHEAGIPPEVLQIAPGDGRVGAALTSDPRLSGVAFTGSTATAHAINRSLAARDAPIATLIAETGGQNALIVDSSALPEQVTRDVMSSAFQSAGQRCSALRVLYLQEDVADAMLAMIRGAFEALVIGDPADLATDVGPVIDAEAKASLDRHIAAMKTAGRRLWQRDLPSECAKGHFVAPTIIEIRAIADLQAENFGPVLHVARFPSGGIERVIEEINAVGFGLTLGLHSRIDSVRRLVESRARVGNLYVNRNQIGAVVGSQPFGGEGLSGTGPKAGGPHYVARFATERVTCIDTTAAGGNATLLAGG; encoded by the coding sequence ATGGCTCTCGATCGAACGACTCTCCGCGCCGCATACCGACAGGACGAACAGCTCTGCGTGGAGCAGCGGCTGGGGCAGGCGGCGCGCTCCTCCGCCCTGCATGGCGAAGCCGCGGCGCTGGCCGCGCGGCTGATCGAGGGGGCCCGCGCCCGCAAGGCGAGCGGGCTCGACGCCTTCCTGCAAAGCTACGGCCTGGGGACAGAGGAAGGCATCGCCCTGATGTGCCTGGCCGAAGCGCTGCTGCGCGTGCCCGATACTGGCACGGCCGACGCGCTGATCCATGACAAGCTGGCCGAGATCGACTGGTCCGAGCATCTGGGCGAAAGCAATTCCACCTTCGTCAACGCCGCCACCTTCTCGCTGATGCTGACCGGGCAGGTGCTGCATGGCGGGCGCCGTGCCGAAGCGGGGTTGGCCAACACGCTGCGCCGCGCCGTGGGCCGCGTGGGCGAGCCGGTGATCCGCAAGGCGGTGCTGCAGGCCATGCGCATCCTGGGCGGCCAGTTCGTGTTCGGCCGCACCATCGACGAGGCGCTGAAGCGCGCCGCACCGGAGCGCAAGAGCGGCCTCACCCACAGTTTCGACATGCTGGGCGAAGCGGCGATGACCTTCGCCGATGCCGAGCGCTATCGCGCCAGCTATGCCGCGGCGATCGCCCGCCTCGCGCGCGAAGGGCGCGGCGGGATGCGCGCCAGCCCCGGCATCTCCGTGAAGCTGTCCGCGCTCTATCCCCGTTATGATTTCCACCATGCGGAGGCGGCGCGCGCCGCGCTGCTGCCGATGCTGCGCGACCTGACCATGGCGGCCCGCGATGCGGACATTCACTTCACCGTGGACGCCGAAGAGGCGGAGCGGCTGGAGCTTTCGATGGACATCATCGAGGCGCTGGTGGCCGACGACGATCTCTTCTCCGGCGGCTGGGAGGGTTTCGGCCTCGCGCTGCAGGCCTATCAGAAGCGCGCGGTCCCGCTGTGCGACTGGGTGATCCGCCTGGCCCGCAAGCATGATCGCAAGCTGATGGTGCGGCTGGTCAAGGGCGCCTATTGGGACAGCGAGATCAAGCTGGGCCAGGTCGGCGGCTATCCCGATTATCCGGTGTTCACCCGCAAGCTGGGCACCGATGTCTCCTATCTCGCCTGCGCGGATCGGCTGCTGGCGGCGCAGGATGCCATCTATCCCGCCTTCGCCACGCACAATGCCTACACCATTGGCGCGATCAAGGCGCTGGGCCGTGCGGCAGGGCCGGAGACGGAGTTCGAGTTCCAGCGCCTCCACGGCATGGGCGAGGATGTCTATGCCGCTTTGGCGGCCGAGGAAGCGGGCAAGCCCACGCCGGTGCGCATCTATGCCCCCGTGGGCGGGCACAAGGAATTGCTCGCCTATTTGGTACGCCGCCTGCTGGAGAACGGGGCCAACAGTTCCTTCGTCAACCGCATGGCCGATGCGGAAGTGCCGGTGGCAGAGCTGGTGACCGATCCCGTTGCCCAGCTCGCCGCGCTGGAGCCGAAGCGCAATCCGGCGATCCCGCTGCCGGCCGCAATCTACCCCAACCGCCGCAACAGCGCCGGCGTGGATCTGGCGGACCCGCTGGTGCGCGAACCGCTGCTGGCCGAGCTGGAGAGCCTGCACGAGCGCCGCTGGCGGGCCTTGCCCACCTGCCGGTCAGACATGCCGGACAATGCGGCGCAGGTCCGTTCCCCGCAGGATGGCAGTCTGGTCGGCGCCGTGCTCCATGCCTCGCCGCAGGACGTCGATCTGTGCCTCGGCCGGGCGCAGGCTGCGCAGCCGGGCTGGGATGCGCTGGGCGGCATGGCCCGGGCCGAGCTGCTCGACAAGGCCGCCGATCTGTTCGAGGCGCACACGACCGAGTTCCTCTCCCTGTGCCAGCGCGAAGCCGGCAAGACGCTGGCCGACAGCGTGCTGGAACTGCGCGAGGCGGTGGACTTCCTGCGCTATTACGCCTGCGAGGCGCGGATGCTGTTCGCCGCGCCGCAGCCGCTGCCCGGCCCCACGGGCGAACAGAACCTGCTGCGCCTGCACGGGCGCGGCGTGTTCGCCACGATTTCGCCGTGGAACTTCCCGCTGGCGATCTTCATCGGCCCCGCCGCCGCCGCGCTGGCGGCGGGCAATACGGTGATCGCCAAGCCGGCCGAGCAGACGCCGCTGATCGCCGCCCTCGCGGTCGACCTGTGCCATGAGGCAGGCATCCCCCCCGAAGTGCTGCAGATCGCCCCGGGCGACGGCCGCGTGGGTGCCGCGCTCACCTCCGACCCCCGCCTCTCCGGCGTCGCCTTCACCGGCTCCACCGCCACCGCCCATGCGATCAACCGCAGCCTCGCCGCGCGCGATGCGCCCATCGCCACGCTGATCGCGGAAACGGGCGGGCAGAACGCGCTGATCGTGGACAGCTCCGCCCTGCCCGAACAGGTGACGCGCGACGTGATGTCGAGCGCCTTCCAGAGCGCCGGCCAGCGCTGCAGCGCGCTGCGCGTGCTCTATCTGCAGGAGGACGTGGCCGACGCCATGCTGGCGATGATCCGCGGCGCCTTCGAAGCGCTGGTGATCGGCGATCCCGCCGATCTCGCCACCGATGTCGGGCCGGTGATCGATGCGGAGGCCAAGGCCTCGCTCGACCGCCACATCGCCGCGATGAAAACGGCGGGCCGGCGGCTGTGGCAGCGCGACCTGCCCTCCGAATGCGCGAAGGGGCACTTCGTCGCCCCCACGATCATCGAAATCCGGGCCATCGCGGATCTGCAGGCGGAGAATTTCGGCCCCGTGCTGCATGTCGCCCGCTTCCCCTCCGGCGGGATCGAGCGGGTGATCGAGGAGATCAACGCCGTGGGCTTCGGCCTGACGCTGGGGCTCCACAGCCGCATCGATTCGGTCCGCCGGCTGGTGGAATCGCGTGCACGGGTGGGCAATCTCTACGTCAACCGCAACCAGATCGGCGCCGTGGTCGGCAGCCAGCCCTTCGGCGGGGAGGGGCTTTCCGGCACCGGCCCCAAGGCCGGCGGCCCGCATTACGTGGCCCGCTTCGCCACCGAACGGGTGACCTGCATCGACACCACCGCCGCTGGGGGCAACGCCACGCTGCTTGCCGGGGGATAA
- a CDS encoding TonB-dependent receptor, with product MNAFRVSLLLTASLLTASPALAQSTPAPSSPDTERPATTADDFHGPIVVTAAGLRRLDVLAGTSVLDGTELLRDLDSQLGETLAKLPGVSATSFAPGASRPILRGFGGERVRVLTDGVGAIDASGTSADHAVTVDPLIAERIEILRGPAALLYGGQAIGGAVNVITKRIPPSVPQEPIHVDALASVDSAYNRREGGLSVDVPVGSSVAFHVDGSYRNTDDVDIPGYVASPSLRAGLLADAAEEQEEGHLDEAAELRETANVRGKLPNSWTETYTLGTGVAFFSGDSNIGVSFDYYDTNYGVPGLPGIGHVHDHEDGAAEEAAEEEDHGEENVSIGMKRYRVDLRGTLDLGEGFFEKVQTRWGYSDYTHTEFEGAETGTIFDVEGVEGRVELVQSRRGGWQGSIGGQYSHVDFSATGEEAFVPPNKTDSFALFTVQEVDLDPIEVEAGGRYERTTVDVAALGENRDFDAFSFAAGASYRVAAEVRAGVNLSRAERAPSAQELFADGPHVATQQYEVGNAALDKEGSWGVEGYVRGDLGPARFSASIYRNWFDGFIFLSETGDEDDGLPVYQFLQQDADQWGIEGEVSLPLYASGDFSLQTDLRGAYTRATLADGTPVPRIPPFNLLGALEAQAGHFDLRGEVEWYDRQDRIAPLETPTDGFTFVNLSVAWHPLEGSNNVTLIAQVDNVFDTEGRRAASFTKDFVPLAGRNFKLSARASF from the coding sequence ATGAACGCCTTCCGGGTTTCGCTTCTCCTCACCGCCTCGCTTCTCACCGCCTCCCCCGCACTGGCCCAATCCACCCCTGCGCCTTCCTCCCCCGATACGGAGCGGCCGGCGACCACCGCGGATGATTTCCACGGGCCGATCGTGGTGACGGCCGCCGGCCTGCGCCGGCTGGATGTGCTGGCGGGCACCTCCGTGCTCGACGGGACGGAGCTGCTGCGCGATCTCGATTCGCAGCTCGGCGAAACGCTGGCCAAGCTGCCGGGCGTCAGTGCCACCAGCTTCGCGCCTGGCGCATCCCGCCCGATCCTGCGCGGCTTCGGCGGGGAACGGGTGCGCGTGCTGACCGACGGTGTGGGTGCCATCGACGCATCGGGCACCTCGGCCGATCATGCGGTGACGGTGGACCCGCTGATTGCCGAACGGATCGAGATCCTGCGCGGCCCGGCGGCGCTGCTCTATGGCGGGCAGGCGATCGGTGGTGCGGTGAATGTGATCACCAAGCGCATTCCGCCCTCTGTGCCGCAGGAGCCGATCCATGTGGACGCTCTCGCCAGCGTGGACAGCGCCTACAACCGGCGCGAAGGAGGCCTGTCGGTCGATGTGCCCGTGGGCAGCAGCGTGGCCTTCCACGTCGATGGTTCCTACCGCAATACCGATGATGTCGACATTCCGGGCTATGTCGCCTCTCCCTCCCTTCGCGCCGGCCTGCTGGCCGATGCGGCGGAAGAGCAGGAGGAAGGCCATCTGGACGAGGCGGCGGAGCTGCGCGAGACGGCGAACGTCCGCGGCAAGCTGCCGAACAGCTGGACCGAAACCTATACGCTGGGCACGGGCGTCGCCTTCTTCTCCGGCGATAGCAATATCGGCGTCTCCTTCGACTATTACGACACCAACTATGGCGTGCCCGGCCTGCCCGGGATCGGCCATGTGCATGATCACGAGGACGGCGCAGCCGAAGAGGCCGCCGAAGAGGAGGATCATGGCGAGGAGAATGTCTCCATCGGCATGAAGCGCTATCGCGTGGACCTGCGCGGCACGCTGGATCTGGGTGAAGGCTTCTTCGAGAAGGTGCAGACCCGCTGGGGCTACAGCGATTACACCCACACCGAGTTCGAGGGCGCCGAAACCGGCACCATCTTCGACGTCGAAGGCGTGGAAGGCCGGGTCGAGCTCGTTCAGTCGCGGCGTGGCGGCTGGCAAGGCTCGATCGGCGGGCAATATTCGCATGTCGATTTCTCCGCCACGGGCGAGGAAGCCTTCGTGCCGCCGAACAAGACGGACAGCTTCGCCCTGTTCACCGTGCAGGAGGTCGATCTCGATCCGATCGAAGTGGAAGCGGGCGGGCGCTACGAGCGCACCACAGTGGATGTCGCCGCGCTGGGTGAGAATCGCGATTTCGATGCCTTCTCCTTCGCCGCGGGCGCGTCCTATCGCGTGGCGGCCGAAGTGCGGGCGGGCGTGAATCTCTCCCGCGCCGAACGCGCCCCTTCCGCGCAGGAGCTGTTCGCCGACGGGCCGCATGTCGCCACCCAGCAGTATGAAGTGGGCAATGCCGCGCTGGACAAGGAAGGCTCGTGGGGCGTGGAGGGCTATGTGCGCGGCGATCTGGGGCCGGCACGCTTTTCCGCCAGCATCTATCGCAACTGGTTCGACGGCTTCATCTTCCTGTCCGAAACCGGCGACGAGGATGACGGGCTGCCGGTCTACCAGTTCCTGCAGCAGGATGCCGACCAGTGGGGCATCGAGGGCGAGGTGAGCCTGCCGCTGTATGCCAGCGGGGATTTCTCGCTGCAGACCGACCTGCGCGGGGCTTATACGCGGGCGACGCTGGCCGATGGTACGCCGGTGCCGCGCATCCCGCCGTTCAACCTGCTCGGCGCGCTGGAGGCGCAGGCGGGCCATTTCGACCTGCGCGGCGAAGTCGAATGGTATGACCGGCAGGATCGCATTGCCCCGCTGGAAACGCCGACCGACGGCTTCACCTTCGTGAACCTCTCCGTCGCGTGGCATCCGCTGGAAGGCAGCAACAATGTGACGCTGATCGCCCAGGTGGACAATGTGTTCGATACCGAAGGCCGCCGCGCGGCCAGCTTCACCAAGGATTTCGTGCCCCTGGCGGGCCGGAACTTCAAGCTGAGCGCCCGCGCCAGCTTCTGA
- the dcd gene encoding dCTP deaminase, with translation MTILSDRWIRDEARHSGMIEPFVERQQSEGCISYGLSSYGYDARVSDEFKIFTNVDNAIVDPKDFAANSFVDRKTDVCVIPPNSFALARTVEYFRIPRDVLVICLGKSTYARCGIIVNVTPLEPEWEGHVTLEFSNTTPLPAKIYANEGACQFLFLKGNEPCQTSYADRSGKYMGQRGVTLPRL, from the coding sequence ATGACGATTCTCAGCGACCGGTGGATCCGCGACGAAGCCCGCCATTCGGGCATGATCGAACCCTTCGTGGAGCGGCAGCAGAGCGAAGGCTGCATCTCCTATGGCCTGTCGTCCTACGGCTATGACGCGCGGGTGTCCGACGAGTTCAAGATCTTCACCAATGTCGACAATGCGATCGTCGATCCGAAGGACTTCGCGGCCAACAGCTTCGTCGATCGCAAGACCGATGTGTGCGTGATCCCGCCCAACAGCTTCGCCCTTGCCCGCACCGTGGAATATTTCCGCATCCCGCGCGATGTGCTGGTGATCTGCCTGGGCAAGAGCACCTATGCCCGCTGCGGCATCATCGTGAACGTCACCCCGCTGGAACCCGAGTGGGAAGGCCATGTGACGCTGGAATTTTCCAACACCACGCCGCTGCCCGCGAAGATCTACGCCAATGAAGGCGCCTGCCAGTTCCTGTTCCTGAAGGGCAACGAGCCCTGCCAGACGAGCTACGCCGACCGCTCCGGCAAATATATGGGCCAGCGCGGGGTGACGCTGCCCCGGCTTTGA